In the Helianthus annuus cultivar XRQ/B chromosome 11, HanXRQr2.0-SUNRISE, whole genome shotgun sequence genome, one interval contains:
- the LOC110884189 gene encoding glucan endo-1,3-beta-glucosidase, acidic — translation MALNLLLLGLLINIFVFTADAQSVGVCYGTIANNLPSPRQVVSLYIRNRITRMRIYAPRSDILEALRGTNIELILDVPNVSLENLTNPNLATDWVRNNIVNYPDVSFRYISVGNEVDPNNDVTRQFVRFVLPAMINVQNALEAAGRANQIKVSTATYTGLLKDSYPPSIGVFHVNVADFIRPIITFLVKNGSPMLANIYPYFAHIGPPASPDLPFALFTRTTPAYKDGDRPYFNLFDAMYDAHYAAQSRLGGADVKIVVSESGWPSAGHNSATPGNAGTYYRNLISHVKSSRGTPVRPGKPIETYLFAMFDENDKTGEPTEKNFGVFTPGQVSKYQLSF, via the exons ATGGCATTAAATCTCCTACTTCTCGGTTTACTCATAAACATCTTCGTTTTCACTGCAG ATGCACAATCAGTAGGTGTATGCTATGGAACAATAGCTAACAATTTGCCTTCGCCACGACAAGTTGTAAGCCTTTACATAAGGAACCGCATAACCAGGATGCGAATCTATGCTCCGAGATCAGACATTCTTGAAGCCCTCAGGGGAACCAATATCGAACTCATTCTTGATGTTCCTAACGTTAGTCTTGAGAACCTAACAAACCCAAATCTTGCAACTGATTGGGTTAGAAACAACATCGTAAATTACCCTGATGTTAGTTTCCGATACATCTCTGTCGGAAACGAAGTTGATCCAAATAATGATGTAACTCGTCAGTTTGTCCGTTTCGTGCTTCCAGCAATGATAAATGTCCAAAATGCCCTTGAAGCCGCAGGCAGAGCTAACCAAATCAAGGTCTCAACCGCAACCTACACGGGCCTATTAAAAGATTCATATCCACCGAGTATTGGTGTATTTCATGTCAATGTGGCGGATTTTATCCGACCAATAATCACATTTCTAGTCAAAAATGGTTCACCAATGCTTGCTAATATCTACCCTTACTTTGCTCATATTGGTCCCCCTGCGTCGCCAGATCTCCCATTTGCATTATTTACCAGAACCACACCCGCTTATAAGGATGGTGATCGACCGTACTTTAACCTTTTTGATGCCATGTATGATGCTCATTATGCAGCCCAATCGCGTCTTGGTGGAGCCGATGTTAAGATTGTTGTGTCGGAGAGTGGATGGCCATCTGCCGGACACAATTCTGCGACACCTGGAAACGCTGGAACATACTATAGAAACTTGATTTCACATGTGAAAAGTTCAAGGGGGACTCCTGTAAGGCCTGGAAAACCCATAGAGACATATTTGTTTGCAATGTTTGATGAAAACGATAAAACAGGAGAACCGACAGAAAAGAATTTCGGGGTTTTCACTCCTGGTCAAGTATCCAAGTATCAACTAAGCTTCTAG